From one Butyricimonas faecihominis genomic stretch:
- the pepT gene encoding peptidase T encodes MDLKDRFLKYVSFDTQSDEMSETFPSTEKQKVLLKYLVEEMKSLGLTEVEMDEHSYAMGTIPATPGYEDRPVIGFISHVDTSPDMSGANIKPQIIENYDGKDIRLNEDLMMTVKDFPELSAFKGHTLITTDGTTLLGADDKAGVAEIMTAAEYLMAHPEIKHGKIRIGFTPDEEVGRGVDYFNVEKFGAKFAYTIDGGFEGELEYENFNAASAKVAIQGRNVHPGYAKDKMINALQVAAEVNSLLPAWERPEHTDGYEGFYHLVGLSGSVENAEISYIIRDHIREKFEAKKQFMMKVVELLTQKYGEGVLTLTLKDQYYNMREMVEPHPEVIDKAFKAMEQAGVTPIVRPIRGGTDGARLSYMGLPCPNLFTGGMNFHGKFEYCSLDTMRRAQQTILNLIQLWAE; translated from the coding sequence GTGGATTTAAAAGATCGTTTTTTGAAATACGTGAGTTTCGACACGCAAAGTGACGAAATGAGCGAGACTTTCCCTTCTACCGAAAAGCAGAAAGTGTTGCTGAAATACTTGGTAGAGGAAATGAAATCTCTTGGGTTAACCGAAGTGGAGATGGACGAGCATAGTTATGCTATGGGTACAATTCCCGCTACTCCGGGTTATGAGGATCGTCCGGTGATTGGTTTTATCTCTCACGTGGATACGAGTCCGGATATGAGCGGGGCGAATATCAAACCGCAGATTATCGAGAATTATGATGGAAAGGATATTCGTTTGAACGAAGATCTGATGATGACGGTGAAGGATTTCCCGGAATTGTCTGCGTTTAAAGGACATACGTTGATTACAACCGACGGGACAACTTTGTTGGGTGCTGACGATAAAGCGGGGGTTGCCGAGATCATGACGGCTGCCGAGTATCTAATGGCACATCCCGAAATCAAGCATGGGAAGATCCGTATCGGTTTCACTCCGGATGAGGAAGTGGGCCGGGGAGTGGATTATTTCAACGTGGAGAAATTCGGCGCTAAATTCGCTTACACCATTGATGGTGGGTTCGAGGGCGAATTGGAATATGAAAACTTCAATGCCGCCAGTGCCAAGGTGGCTATTCAAGGACGTAACGTGCATCCGGGTTATGCTAAAGATAAGATGATTAATGCTTTGCAGGTAGCTGCCGAGGTGAATAGCCTGTTACCTGCCTGGGAGCGTCCGGAGCATACTGATGGATACGAGGGTTTCTATCATTTGGTAGGATTGAGCGGTTCCGTGGAGAACGCGGAAATCAGTTATATCATTCGGGATCATATCCGGGAGAAGTTTGAGGCTAAAAAACAATTCATGATGAAAGTGGTAGAATTGTTGACTCAGAAGTATGGCGAAGGTGTGTTGACGTTAACTTTGAAGGATCAATATTATAATATGCGTGAGATGGTTGAGCCGCATCCGGAAGTGATCGACAAGGCGTTCAAGGCTATGGAGCAAGCCGGGGTAACCCCGATTGTCCGTCCGATCCGTGGAGGTACCGATGGCGCCCGTCTTTCATACATGGGATTGCCTTGTCCGAATTTATTCACCGGGGGAATGAACTTCCACGGTAAGTTCGAGTACTGTTCTCTGGACACGATGAGACGTGCGCAGCAGACGATTTTGAACTTGATTCAACTTTGGGCGGAATAA
- a CDS encoding Rpn family recombination-promoting nuclease/putative transposase: MGKSNLVRFDWAAKRLLRNKSNFVVLEGFLSVLLEDKIRIERILESEGNQQKFDDKFNRVDMLAENSKGELVIIEVQNNRELDYFHRMLYGTSKAITEYINQGDPYANVKKVYSVNIVYFDLGQGDDYVYHGHTEFRGVHTKDVLRLSVQQQEQFVCHDAGDLFPEYYVLRVDEFDKLAKTPLDEWILFLKTGEIAENVTASGLREARERLRVDKLSDAEQKEYERHMEALRYQRSVIQTGWIEGKAEGKAEGIKEGKIEGMKEGMKEGKVEVARSLKQMGLSVEKIAIATGLSIDDIEHLE, from the coding sequence ATGGGGAAATCTAATTTAGTTCGTTTTGATTGGGCTGCCAAACGATTATTGAGAAACAAGTCTAATTTTGTGGTACTGGAAGGTTTTTTATCCGTGCTTTTAGAGGATAAGATCCGTATCGAGCGAATTTTGGAAAGTGAAGGTAACCAGCAAAAGTTTGATGACAAGTTTAATCGGGTTGATATGCTTGCTGAAAATTCGAAGGGAGAGTTGGTTATTATTGAGGTTCAAAATAATCGGGAACTGGATTACTTTCACCGGATGTTGTATGGCACTTCTAAAGCGATTACAGAATACATAAATCAGGGAGACCCTTATGCTAACGTGAAGAAAGTGTATTCTGTCAATATTGTTTATTTTGATTTAGGCCAAGGAGATGATTATGTGTATCATGGGCATACGGAGTTTCGGGGTGTTCATACGAAAGATGTGTTACGGTTATCTGTTCAACAACAGGAGCAATTTGTTTGTCATGATGCGGGAGATTTGTTCCCGGAATATTACGTGTTACGGGTAGATGAATTTGATAAGTTGGCCAAAACTCCTTTGGATGAATGGATATTGTTTTTGAAGACGGGTGAGATTGCGGAGAATGTGACGGCAAGTGGTTTGCGGGAGGCAAGGGAACGTTTGCGGGTAGATAAGTTGAGTGATGCGGAACAGAAAGAGTACGAGCGTCACATGGAAGCATTACGTTATCAGCGTAGTGTTATTCAAACAGGATGGATTGAAGGGAAAGCAGAAGGAAAAGCCGAGGGAATAAAGGAGGGAAAGATAGAGGGAATGAAAGAGGGAATGAAAGAGGGTAAGGTTGAGGTAGCTCGTTCCTTGAAACAGATGGGGTTATCTGTTGAGAAGATTGCAATAGCCACGGGGTTGTCTATTGATGATATTGAACATTTGGAATGA
- a CDS encoding AAA family ATPase, whose product MTNNAYVAEQATLFPFTPPKHSDSLCIPVQTWEFLCHTLYLKRYPFLLGPKGCGKSSIAKELADAMGMEYFAFDMGQAFKPKKMFVGGLIIGDDGKTKAVRSEFFKAFVSTKPTLIFLDELTRTPMVAANFLMTILDRQQSYIYDEDSGKRYNKGGNVLFVAAGNVGFAYVSTQRLDTAFEDRFIKVRLNYLTTAEEAALIQARFPKVSRDAATQLAKVAEVLRLAEQKETLSVSLSTRQVLDAAAYIPLGYRLDEVIERVILTNYVITGEETVARSLIQTL is encoded by the coding sequence ATGACAAATAATGCGTATGTGGCCGAACAGGCTACTCTTTTCCCTTTTACCCCGCCGAAACATTCGGATAGTTTGTGTATTCCCGTACAGACGTGGGAATTTTTATGTCACACGCTCTATTTAAAGCGGTATCCTTTTTTACTCGGTCCGAAAGGATGTGGGAAGTCTTCCATTGCTAAGGAATTGGCGGATGCCATGGGGATGGAGTATTTTGCTTTCGATATGGGGCAGGCTTTTAAGCCGAAAAAGATGTTCGTGGGAGGATTGATTATCGGGGATGACGGGAAAACGAAAGCGGTACGTTCGGAGTTTTTTAAGGCTTTTGTGTCGACTAAACCAACGTTAATATTCTTAGATGAGTTGACACGTACCCCGATGGTGGCGGCGAATTTCCTGATGACTATCTTGGATCGTCAACAATCGTATATCTATGATGAGGATTCTGGGAAACGCTATAATAAAGGCGGAAATGTGCTTTTCGTGGCAGCAGGTAACGTGGGATTTGCCTATGTTTCCACGCAGCGTTTGGATACAGCCTTTGAAGATCGGTTTATCAAAGTTCGGTTAAATTACTTGACCACGGCAGAAGAGGCTGCATTGATTCAGGCTCGGTTCCCGAAGGTGTCTCGTGATGCGGCTACTCAATTGGCCAAGGTCGCCGAGGTGTTACGTTTGGCCGAACAGAAAGAAACGCTATCCGTTTCACTTTCGACTCGTCAGGTGCTGGATGCGGCGGCTTATATCCCGTTAGGGTACAGGCTGGATGAGGTGATCGAGCGGGTGATTCTCACAAACTACGTGATTACAGGGGAAGAGACAGTGGCTCGTTCCTTAATACAGACCCTTTGA